The Pseudomonas bijieensis DNA window CGCCTCCTCCGCCTGCCCCATGGCAATCGACAAACCCGCACGATGAAACATCGCCGGGTCGTTGCCACCATCCCCCATGGCCGCCGTCTGCTCCAGCGGCACTTCCAGGAACGCCGCCAGGGTCGCCAGTGCTTCGCCCTTGTTGGCCTGCATCGCTGTCACATCCAGGTAGATCGGTTGTGAACGTGACACCTGGGCCTGGCCTTTGAGCAGCGGATGCAGCCGAGCCTCCAGTTCCACCAGCAGGTCCGTGTTGGCGCTGGTGGCGACAATCTTGTCGATACGTTCCAGATAGGGTTCGAAGCTGTCGACCTGCACCGGCGGATAACCCAGCCCGCGGGTTTCAACCGGCACCATCGGCCCGTTGGCGTCACGCACCAGCCAGTCGCCGTCGGCAAACACCCAGACCTCGATGCCAGGCTGATCGGCGTACAGCGCCAAGGTGGCTAGCGCCGCCTCGGCAGGCAAGTAATGCACGGCGAGGAAACTGCCGTCGGGATGAACCAGCGTGCCGCCGTTGAACGCCGCGGTGGGCAGATCGACGCCCAAGGCCTCGATCTGCTGCAACATCGCCCGGGGCGGCCGCCCGGTGGCGAGGCTGAACAGCACGCCGGCCTCACGCAATGAACGAACGGCTTCGATGGTGCGTTGGTTGAGACTGTGGTCAGGCAGCAGCAGCGTACCGTCCATGTCACTGAGCAAAAAGCGGATGGGGTGTTTCAGTTGATCACTCATCCGAGGCCGTGCCAGACGCGACCGTCGCGTATCAGCAGATCATCGGCGGCCGACGGGCCATCTTCACCGGCCTTGTAAGGCTGGACCGCTGCGTCCTGCTGCCAGGCATCAAGGAATGGCTGCACGGCGCGCCAGCCGTTTTCGATGTTGTCGGCGCGCTGGAACAAGGTCTGGTCACCGGTCAGGCAATCGTAGATCAAGGTTTCGTAACCCGTGGACGGCTGCATTTCGAAGAAGTCCTTGTAGGCGAAGCCCAATTCGATATTGGCCATGTCGAGCGCCGGCCCCGGCCGTTTGGCCAGCAGGTCGAACCACATGCCTTCATTGGGCTGAATCTGGATTCTCAAGTATGTAGGTTGCAGTTCGTCGACTTCGGTGTCGCGAAACTGCGCGTAAGGCGCTGGCTTGAAGCAGATGACGATTTCCGTGTCGCGCACGCTCATGCGCTTGCCGGTACGCAGGTAAAACGGCACGCCGACCCAACGCCAGTTGTCGATCATGACCTTCAGGGCGACGTAGGTCTCGGTGCTGCTGTCAGGCGCCACGTTGGCCTCCTGGCGATAGCCATTCACCGCCTTGCCGCCGACCTCACCAGCCGTGTACTGGCCCCGTATGGAGTTGGCGCGCGCCTGCTCCACCGACCAGGGCCGTATCGCCCCGACGACCTTGGCCTTTTCTCCGCGCACGGCGTCGGCACCAAAGGCCGCTGGCGGCTCCATGGCCACCATCGCCAGCAGTTGGAAAAGATGATTGGGCACCATGTCCCGCAAGGCGCCGGTGTGTTCATAAAAGCTGCCACGGGTTTCCACGCCGACGGTTTCGGCGGCGGTAATTTGTACGTGGTCGATGTAGTGGTTGTTCCAGAACGCTTCGAACAGGCTGTTGGAGAAACGGCTGACCAGAATGTTCTGCACTGTTTCCTTACCCAGGTAATGGTCGATGCGATAGATCTGTTTCTCGCTCATGACCTTGAGCAGGCAGGCGTTCAGCGCTTCGGCGGTGTGCAGGTCGGAACCGAACGGTTTTTCGATCACCACGCGCCGAAAGGCCCCCTCCTGCTCCTGAAGCAGCCCGGCCGCACCGAGGCGGCTGACCACTTCACTGAAAAAGCGCGGCGCGGTCGCCAGGTAGAAAACCGCGTTGCCGGTGCCGCTGGCGGCGATTTTCGCCGCCAGCGCCTGGTAGGTGCCGTCATCGAGGAAATCACCCTGGACGTAACTGATGCCCCGGGCCAGCTTGGCCCACAGCAGCGGGTCGAGCGCACGGTTGGCATCACCGCCCTTGCTCGCCGCTTCGTTACGGATGAAGTCCTCGAGTTTCTTGGCAAAATCCACATCGCTGATAGCGTTGTGGTCAACCCCGATGATGCGCAGCCCATCGTCCAGCAGACCGTCACGACTGAGGTGGTAAAGCGCCGGCATCAGCAGACGCTTGACCAGATCGCCATGGGCGCCGAACAGGAACAGCGTGGTCGGCGGCGCGGGTTCTGCCTTGGATTTGCTGCCGATCGAGGTCATTTTTTCGGTGTCTCCACGTGGCCGCCAAAGCCGAAGCGCATGGCCGAGAGCATTTTGTCACCGTACGTGCTTTGCTGGCGTGAGCGGAAACGGGCAAACAGCGAACTGGACAGGACCGGAACCGGCACCGCTTGCTCGATGGCGGCTTCGATGGTCCAGCGCCCTTCGCCGCTGTCGGCGACTTCGCCGGAAAAACCGTCCAGTTTCGGATCGCTGGCCAGCGCATCGGCGGTCAAGTCCAGCAACCAGGACGACACCACGCTACCGCGACGCCAGACTTCGGCGATATCGGCCAGGTTCAGGTCGAAACGCTGCTCCGGTGGCAGGCTTTCGCTGGATTTGGTCTTGAGGATGTCAAAGCCCTCGGCAAAGGCCTGCATCATTCCGTATTCGATCCCATTGTGGATCATCTTCACGAAATGCCCCGAGCCGGCCGGACCTGCATGGATATAGCCACGTTCGGCGCGGTCATCGTCGGATTTGCGGTCACGGGTGCGCGGGATGTCGCCCATGCCCGGCGCCAGGCTATCGAACAACGGGTCCAGGCGCTGGACCACTTCGGCATCACCGCCAATCATCATGCAGTAGCCGCGCTCCAAGCCCCAAACGCCGCCGGAGGTGCCGACGTCGATGTAGCTCAGGCCTTTTTCCGACAGGGCCTGAGCGCGACGGATGTCGTCCTTGTAGTACGTGTTGCCGCCATCAATGATCACGTCGCCTGGCTCAAGCAGTTCACTGAGGTCATTGATGGTGTCTTCGGTGGGTGCGCCGGCCGGCAGCATGACCCAGACCGCCCGTGGCTTCTCCAGGCCGGCGACCAGCGCCGGCAGGTCCGCGACGCCTGTGGCGCCTTCCTGGCGCAGGTTTTCGACAAAAGCGGCATTGCGGTCATAAACGACGGTGGTGTGCCCATTGAGCATCAGGCGCCGCGCAATATTGCCGCCCATGCGGCCCAGTCCAATAATCCCGAGTTGCATGTGCTGATGCTCCCTACTACAAATAAAGGTGTGTCAAAGATGAAACGCTATCGACTAGTGGAGGTTAGTCCAGAGCATTGCCGCATAGTTTCCGGGTAATTCGAGCGATCACAAGGGATAACGCTCACGATCCGGCCAAAGACACAGCGACCATGAAAAATAAAAAAGTTCCAATCACAAGCAAAAGAAATCAGAATCGGCGCCGATAGTAGAGGTGTCGACCAAATACTGGCGACATCTCTATAGTTGATGTACGCCATTTGCGAGGTGAGCAATGGGCCCTGTCGTTACCGCACGTCCTCCCCAAACCCTTTATGTGACCATTCGTCGCGATGAATTGCGCCTACTCAAGGAAGAACGCGATCTGCTGCTCGATGAAGTGATGCAGTTGCGCATGCAACTGCAGCACGCACAACTGCCCCACCAAAGCCAGTCCCTGGCGCGGTAAGCGCCCCAGAGGCACAGCGCCAGCAAGTGACACTGGCATTCCGGTGTCACTCGCCTGTAGGCCCGCCATGCGTACTTGTGGCGAGGGTTCTATCCGCGGCAGCAAAGCTTGCCTGCGATAGCCGCCCGGCGGTCGAAAGGCTGAACTTGCGGCATCGTTCATCGCGGGCCAGCCTTGCTCCCACAGGTCTTGCTCTCAGGTGAATACACGTCACAAATACCTCCCTCGCCTGGGTGCATTCGCGCCAAGTTACCGATTTGTATCCGAAAAACTCACGAACTTTTCACAACCGCCTCGCAATACTCCCCGCCCTATAGGTTGTTCGGCGTAATGCCTGCGGTCGCCAATCCGGTGCCGGCAGCTTCGTCGATAAGGGCTGGAGCGCTTGATGAGCTTGTTCAAACGCAGCAAAACGACTGCGAAAGGTTTCGACTGGGCCGGACTCGGCTGGCTGTTTCTGTTCTTCTGGTACTTTTCGGGCATCACCCAACTGCTCATTCTGCTGAGCGACACCTCCGGCTTCACCGGCTTTCGCCAAGCGTTCGTGATGAGCGCGGTATGGCTGGCGCCTATGCTGCTCTTCCCCGCCCGCACACGCTTGCTCGCCGCATTGATCGGCGTGGTGCTGTGGGCCTGCTCCATGGCCAGCCTGGGCTATTTCTTCATCTATCAGCAAGAATTTTCCCAGAGCGTCATTTTCATCATGTTCGAATCGAACGTGTCTGAAGCCGGTGAGTACCTGACCCAGTATTTTGCCTGGTGGATGGTGGCGGCGTTCCTGGCCCACACCGCCGTCGGCTATTGGCTCTGGACCCGCCTGCGCCCGGTGTACCTGCCCCGGGGCCAGGCCCTGGTCGCTGCGGTCGCCATTGTCCTGGCCGTGGTCGGCTATCCGCTGATCAAGCAGACCCAGCGTACCGGCAGCTTCGCCGGTGGCCTGGAGAAGTTCGAAGATCGCATCGAGCCGGCGGTGCCGTGGCAGATGCTGGTGGCCTACCGTCGTTACGGTGAACAGCTGGAGAACATGCAAGGCATGTTGCACAGTGCCAGCAAGATCGCGCCACTGCGCAACCTCAAGGATGCCATGGCCGGCCAGCCGGCGACCCTGGTACTGGTGATCGGTGAATCCACCAACCGTCAGCGCATGAGCCTCTACGGTTACCCGAGGGAAACCACGCCGGAACTGGACAAGCTCAAGGACCAGCTTTCGGTGTTCGACAACGTCATCACTCCGCGCCCCTATACCATCGAAGCGTTGCAGCAGGTGCTGACGTTCGCCGACGAACAGAACCCGGACCTGTACCTGAGCACGCCGTCGCTGGTGAGCATGATGAAGCAGGCCGGCTACAAGACTTTCTGGATTACCAACCAGCAGACCATGACCAAGCGCAACACCATGCTTACGACCTTTTCCCAGCAGGCCGACGAGCAGGTGTACTTGAACAACAACCGTAACCAGAATGCCGCGCAATACGATGGTGATGTGATCGAACCGTTCAACAAGGCCTTGGCCGACAGCGCTCCGCGCAAGCTCATCGTGGTGCACCTGCTCGGCACCCACATGAGTTACCAGTATCGCTACCCGCCGACATTCAACAAGTTCACCGACCGTCAGGGCGTACCGGCGAGCTTGCGTGACGATCAGGTCCCGACCTACAACAGCTACGATAACGCGGTGCTGTACAACGACTTCGTCGTGTCCAGCCTGATCAAGGATTACGCCAAGACCGACCCCAACGGTTTTCTGCTGTACCTGTCGGACCATGGTGAAGACGTGTTCGACTCGCCAGGTCACGGCACGCTGGGCCGTAACGAAGGCAAGCCGACCGCGCCGATGTACACCATCCCCTTCATGGCCTGGGCCTCGCCCAAGTGGCGCGAAAGCCATGACTGGAACTTTGCCGGCGACCTTTCACGGCCCTACAGCAGCTCGCACCTGATTCACACCTGGGCCGACCTGGCGGGCTTGAGTTTTGATGAGCTGGACCGCAGCAAGAGCCTGGTCAGCGATGACTTCAAGGCCCGTCCGCTGCTGATCGGCAACCCCTATCAAGCCCCCCGCAAGGCCCTGATCGACTTCAGCCTGATGCAGCCCAAGGCGCCGTTGGCTGAAGTCGTGCAGAAATAACCGGAACCGACCAGATGCCCGCTTTTACAGGGGCTTGATCCAGAACTGCATCGTGCCATGGGCCGGGTCGAACATGCCGGCGGCAAAACCGAACTTGGTATAACTGCCTTGCGCCACGGCATTGCCCTCGAGCACTTCCAGGGTGATTTTGCAGCAGCCACGCTGACGGGCGATGTCCTCGACCTTCTGCAGCATCTTCTGGCTCAGGCCCAGGCCGCGAAACTCCTTCATGACTATCATGTCGTGGATATTCACCAGCGGCCGACAAGCGAAGGTTGAAAAACCCTCGAAACAATTGACCAACCCCGCCGGTTCGCCATTGACGAAAGCCAGCACACTAAAGGCATGGGGGCGCTTGGCCAGTTCTTCAGGAAGGTGCAGCAGCACCTCGGGAGGCAGTGAATGACCACCACCCATCGGGTCCTCGGCATAGCCATTGAGCACATGACAGATCGCTTCGGCGTGGACCGGGTTGGTGTAGCTGGCTTGCAGAACAAGAATGCCCTTGGCTTCTTCCATGACCTTCCATCTCACTTCGGTAGTACCGGCGACTCGATGCCGCCGGCAAGATACAGTCAGCCTTGCTGACCAAAACGTTGCATTTGCATTTCCTGGAGGCGACTGAGAGTACGGCGAAACGGGAATTGCAGATAGCCCTGGGTGTACAACTCATCCATCGGTACCGCGGCCGACAGGTACAACGGCACCTTGCGGTCATAGCATTCGTCGACCAGGGCGATGAACCGCCGGACACCGTCGTCGTGGATCGACAGCTGCGGCAACTCGCGATCACCCGCCTCGACCCGCGCCACGCCGTCTTCCGTGCCACGGGCGATGCGCCCTTCACGCTGTTCGGCACTCAGGCAAGGCACGTCACTGAGCAAGATAACGTTGAAGCGGTCACACAGGGCCATGAAATCAACGGCCGATAAAGGCTGCTCGCAAAGATCCGGATAACGGCTCCAGAGCACCGTGTCGCTGGCCCCGACCGGCTGGAGCCGGCGATGCCCCACTTCGATCGGCCCGCTGGCCAGTGCCTGGCCAACGGTCAACTGACCGAAAACCTCGCCCAACGGATCCGGTTGCCCGGGATCACGCAGCCAGTAGCGCTGCTGCAATCTGCCCGGATGCTGGCGATGATCCTGCCATCCGTTTACCGGCACGACCTGCATGTGCTGCTTGATGGCCGTGATGGTCGACAGAAACCGCTCACGGTTGTGGCCGTTGGCATAGAGCTCTTCCGGCGGCAGGTTGGACGTGCTCACCACCACCATGCCCAGTTCGAACATCACCTGGAACAGGCGCCCGAGGATCATGGCGTCGCCAATGTCGGTGACAAACAGCTCATCAAAACACAGCACCCGCACTTGCTGGCTCAACTCCCGGGCCAGGGCTTGCAAAGGATCCGGCGTGCCGGTGAGCTGGAACGAACGCTGATGCACCCACGCCATGAAATGATGGAAGTGTTGGCGACGGGCCGGCACCTTGAGGCTTTCATAGAAACGGTCCATCAGCCAGGTCTTGCCGCGTCCCACCGGGCCCCATAGATAAACGCCCTTGATTGACTTGCGCCCCCTCGTGCAACGCCTTGTGGCATTGCTCCAGCGTCATGATGGCCAATTCCTGGGCCTCGTCCTGGACGAAGCCGTGGTGTTCGATGGCATGCTGCCAGGCACTCAAGGGGGAGTCGAAAGTCATACGGCCCGGGTCCGGAAAACGAAGGTGGGGAGTATGCCATGACGGGCGACAGGCGAAACACTGCGCAGCGCTGTCTGGACCGGGGAGATGATGCCCCTCTCTGTGGCGAGGGGATTTATCCCCGCTCGGCTGCGCAGCAGTCGCAAACCAACCGGCGCGGTCTACCTGATGCACCGCAGTGCCTTTTGGGGTTGCCGCGCAACCCAGCGGGGATAAATCCCCTCGCCACAACAGGGTTCACATTACAGGACGCGCAACGCTAAACCGAGATATCCAGCCGACTGATCTTGCCCTGCTCATCGAGCCGGAAGGTGTAGCGCAACTCCAACGGGCTGCCGGGGAACGTCCCCGGAGATCAGGTTTTGCACCAGCACCTTGCCAGTACGTTGCTGCACATTGAGGACTTCCACCCGTGGCTGGAAACGTTGGGCGGTGTCTTCCATCCATTGGGCGATGGCCTGGGTGCCTGCACGGTGCTGGCCTTCATCGAACACGTTGGCATCCTCGGCGAAGTAACGCGTCACCGCCGAACTGTCACGGGCATTGGCGGCCGCAATGTAGCCGGCGATGGCCGGGGCCAGGGAAGAGACGGGGTTGGACATGGCATGGCTCCTTGTTTTATCGATCTGGCCCCATGCTAGAACAGCACTGTGTCAGTTTTTGTCAGGAGTGAACCGCCCGGTTTCGTCCAACTTCATCAGGGCAAACCAGTCCCGCAGCAAATCACTGCGCCGCCCGGGATAGCGCTCGCCCTGCTCGGTGGCAGCGGCAATCCGATCGGTGCGAAAAGTCCGATAGGCACCGCGCAATTCACACCAGGCCACCACCACCCGCGCCTCATTGAAAAAGCCCAGCGCCAGGGGCCAGATCAAGCGTTGGCTCGGGGTCTTGTTCACATCGGCGTAATCGATGTGCAGCTTGGCCTGGGCGCGAATGGCCTGGCGGTAGACATTCAGTTCCACGGTGTTCTGCGGATAGCCATAACCCGGTGGGCCGGGCAGTACCGTGGGGTTGCGCAAGGCGTCCCGTACATCGGGCGCCAGCACCGCGGCGACCTTCGCCAGGGCGTCGGCGGCGGCCTTGCCCAGCACCTCGTCGGCGCGCTGATCGACGTAGCGCAAACCCAGCACAATGGCCTCGATTTCATCGGCGGTGAACATCAGTGGCGGCAGGAACAGGCCACTGCGCAACACATAACCGATGCCCGCCTCGCCCTGGATCGGCGCACCGAGGGCCGTGAGTTCGGCGATGTCGCGGTACAAGGTGCGCTCGGAAACATTCAGTTCGCCCGCCAATGCCGCAGCAGTGACTGGGCAACGCTTGCCCCGCAAGACTTGCAGCAAAGTGAGCAGCCGAGTGGTACGCGACACGATGGACAGTCCGTAAGGAAAAAGTTGACGCAGATTAGCAGAGGCTGGTGTCAGAAACTGTCAGGAGCCTTGGTTCACGGTCACCCCAGCAACATACTGGCTTTGTGGCGAGGGGATTTATCCCCGCTGTGGCGCGAAGCGGCCCCAAAATGGATGATCTAGCCCGACTCGACTGGTTGGATTCAGATTTTTGGGACTGCTGCGCAGTCCAACGGGGATAAATCCCCTCGCCACAAGGGTTCGTTTTTTCATTCTTTGAGAGTCTATCCATGCGCAGAATCCTCGGCTTTTCCCTTCTCCTGATGCTGCTCAGCCTGAGCGCCTGCGCCCTCTTTCCTCACCGCGATCCGCTGAACATCAACGTGGTCGGCATCGAGCCGTTGCCCAACCAGGGCCTGGAGGTGCGTTTCGCCGTGAAACTGCGCGTGCAGAACCCCAACGAAACCGCCATCGACTACAACGGCGTGGCGCTGGACCTGGAGGTCAACGGCCGTACGCTGGCGACGGGAGTCAGTGACCAGTCCGGCTCCATCCCACGCTTTTCCGAGGCGATCGTGAGCGTCCCGGTGAGCATTTCGGCGTTTTCCGTGCTGCGCCAGACCCTGGGCCTGAGCCAGACCCAAAGCCTGGACAACCTGCCCTATGTGCTCAAGGGCAAGCTCGCCGGTGGTGTATTCGGTACCCTGCGCTTCGTCGACCGCGGTACCCTCGACCTGCCGGGTTCCGCGGCCAACTGGTGAATCAAGCGATGAAACGCACACCGGGCTTGGCGCGCTCGTCCACCACCAGTTCGAACACATCCGGCCTGGCGTAGTGCCCCACCACGTCATAGTCGTAGCGCGCCCGTACCAACTCATCGGTGTCGATTTCGGCGGTCAGCAACCCGGCGATGTCTTTCAGCGGCCCGGCCAACACATCGCCCATGGGGCCGAGGATCACACTGCCGCCAGCAATCAATGCACGCTCGGCCGGCCAGTTCGCAACCTCGATGCCCAATGCCTGTGGCGAGGCCTGGACCTGACAGGCGCTGACCACGAAGCAACGTCCTTCGTGGGCAATATGGCGCATGGTCACCTGCCACATCTCCCGCTCATCCACCGTCGGCGCACACCAGACCTCCACGCCTTTGGCGTACATCGCGGTGCGCAGCAGCGGCATCATGTTTTCCCAGCACACCGCCGCGCCAACCCGGCCGACCTGGCTGTCGATCACCGGCAAGGTCGAACCATCGCCCTTGCCCCAGATCAGCCGCTCGGTGCCGGTAGGCATCAACTTGCGGTGCCTGGCCACCAGGCCCGCCTCCGGCTCGAAATACAGCGCGGTGCAATATAGGGTGCTGCCGGCCCGCTCGATGACGCCCAGCACCAGGCTCGCCCCGGTGCGCGCCGACAGCCCGGCCAACGCCTCGGTTTCAACGCCGGGCACGTCGATGGCATTGGCAAAGTAACGGGCAAACGCCTCACGTCCTTCCGGCAGGCGGTAACCCAATTGAGTGCCGAAGCCTTCGCCCTTGGGATAGCCACCGAGCAAGGCTTCGGGCATCACCACCAAGCGGGCACCGGCCTCGCGGATGGCGTTTTCATAGGAAAGGATCTGCGCCAGGGTCGCGTCCTTGCCACCCGGCAACGAACCGATCTGCAGGGCAGCCACAATG harbors:
- a CDS encoding phosphoethanolamine transferase CptA, with product MSLFKRSKTTAKGFDWAGLGWLFLFFWYFSGITQLLILLSDTSGFTGFRQAFVMSAVWLAPMLLFPARTRLLAALIGVVLWACSMASLGYFFIYQQEFSQSVIFIMFESNVSEAGEYLTQYFAWWMVAAFLAHTAVGYWLWTRLRPVYLPRGQALVAAVAIVLAVVGYPLIKQTQRTGSFAGGLEKFEDRIEPAVPWQMLVAYRRYGEQLENMQGMLHSASKIAPLRNLKDAMAGQPATLVLVIGESTNRQRMSLYGYPRETTPELDKLKDQLSVFDNVITPRPYTIEALQQVLTFADEQNPDLYLSTPSLVSMMKQAGYKTFWITNQQTMTKRNTMLTTFSQQADEQVYLNNNRNQNAAQYDGDVIEPFNKALADSAPRKLIVVHLLGTHMSYQYRYPPTFNKFTDRQGVPASLRDDQVPTYNSYDNAVLYNDFVVSSLIKDYAKTDPNGFLLYLSDHGEDVFDSPGHGTLGRNEGKPTAPMYTIPFMAWASPKWRESHDWNFAGDLSRPYSSSHLIHTWADLAGLSFDELDRSKSLVSDDFKARPLLIGNPYQAPRKALIDFSLMQPKAPLAEVVQK
- the zwf gene encoding glucose-6-phosphate dehydrogenase — encoded protein: MTSIGSKSKAEPAPPTTLFLFGAHGDLVKRLLMPALYHLSRDGLLDDGLRIIGVDHNAISDVDFAKKLEDFIRNEAASKGGDANRALDPLLWAKLARGISYVQGDFLDDGTYQALAAKIAASGTGNAVFYLATAPRFFSEVVSRLGAAGLLQEQEGAFRRVVIEKPFGSDLHTAEALNACLLKVMSEKQIYRIDHYLGKETVQNILVSRFSNSLFEAFWNNHYIDHVQITAAETVGVETRGSFYEHTGALRDMVPNHLFQLLAMVAMEPPAAFGADAVRGEKAKVVGAIRPWSVEQARANSIRGQYTAGEVGGKAVNGYRQEANVAPDSSTETYVALKVMIDNWRWVGVPFYLRTGKRMSVRDTEIVICFKPAPYAQFRDTEVDELQPTYLRIQIQPNEGMWFDLLAKRPGPALDMANIELGFAYKDFFEMQPSTGYETLIYDCLTGDQTLFQRADNIENGWRAVQPFLDAWQQDAAVQPYKAGEDGPSAADDLLIRDGRVWHGLG
- a CDS encoding LEA type 2 family protein, which translates into the protein MRRILGFSLLLMLLSLSACALFPHRDPLNINVVGIEPLPNQGLEVRFAVKLRVQNPNETAIDYNGVALDLEVNGRTLATGVSDQSGSIPRFSEAIVSVPVSISAFSVLRQTLGLSQTQSLDNLPYVLKGKLAGGVFGTLRFVDRGTLDLPGSAANW
- a CDS encoding HAD family hydrolase, whose product is MSDQLKHPIRFLLSDMDGTLLLPDHSLNQRTIEAVRSLREAGVLFSLATGRPPRAMLQQIEALGVDLPTAAFNGGTLVHPDGSFLAVHYLPAEAALATLALYADQPGIEVWVFADGDWLVRDANGPMVPVETRGLGYPPVQVDSFEPYLERIDKIVATSANTDLLVELEARLHPLLKGQAQVSRSQPIYLDVTAMQANKGEALATLAAFLEVPLEQTAAMGDGGNDPAMFHRAGLSIAMGQAEEAIKRQADVVTAAVTEDGAALAIERYILPR
- the gnd gene encoding phosphogluconate dehydrogenase (NAD(+)-dependent, decarboxylating) is translated as MQLGIIGLGRMGGNIARRLMLNGHTTVVYDRNAAFVENLRQEGATGVADLPALVAGLEKPRAVWVMLPAGAPTEDTINDLSELLEPGDVIIDGGNTYYKDDIRRAQALSEKGLSYIDVGTSGGVWGLERGYCMMIGGDAEVVQRLDPLFDSLAPGMGDIPRTRDRKSDDDRAERGYIHAGPAGSGHFVKMIHNGIEYGMMQAFAEGFDILKTKSSESLPPEQRFDLNLADIAEVWRRGSVVSSWLLDLTADALASDPKLDGFSGEVADSGEGRWTIEAAIEQAVPVPVLSSSLFARFRSRQQSTYGDKMLSAMRFGFGGHVETPKK
- a CDS encoding carbon-nitrogen hydrolase family protein, whose product is MPKSIVAALQIGSLPGGKDATLAQILSYENAIREAGARLVVMPEALLGGYPKGEGFGTQLGYRLPEGREAFARYFANAIDVPGVETEALAGLSARTGASLVLGVIERAGSTLYCTALYFEPEAGLVARHRKLMPTGTERLIWGKGDGSTLPVIDSQVGRVGAAVCWENMMPLLRTAMYAKGVEVWCAPTVDEREMWQVTMRHIAHEGRCFVVSACQVQASPQALGIEVANWPAERALIAGGSVILGPMGDVLAGPLKDIAGLLTAEIDTDELVRARYDYDVVGHYARPDVFELVVDERAKPGVRFIA
- a CDS encoding DUF6026 family protein — encoded protein: MGPVVTARPPQTLYVTIRRDELRLLKEERDLLLDEVMQLRMQLQHAQLPHQSQSLAR
- a CDS encoding helix-turn-helix transcriptional regulator; amino-acid sequence: MSRTTRLLTLLQVLRGKRCPVTAAALAGELNVSERTLYRDIAELTALGAPIQGEAGIGYVLRSGLFLPPLMFTADEIEAIVLGLRYVDQRADEVLGKAAADALAKVAAVLAPDVRDALRNPTVLPGPPGYGYPQNTVELNVYRQAIRAQAKLHIDYADVNKTPSQRLIWPLALGFFNEARVVVAWCELRGAYRTFRTDRIAAATEQGERYPGRRSDLLRDWFALMKLDETGRFTPDKN
- a CDS encoding GNAT family N-acetyltransferase; this encodes MEEAKGILVLQASYTNPVHAEAICHVLNGYAEDPMGGGHSLPPEVLLHLPEELAKRPHAFSVLAFVNGEPAGLVNCFEGFSTFACRPLVNIHDMIVMKEFRGLGLSQKMLQKVEDIARQRGCCKITLEVLEGNAVAQGSYTKFGFAAGMFDPAHGTMQFWIKPL